The DNA sequence TTTATGGCAGGAAAGTTGCAAGGTCAAATGGGATCACTTCATCTCCCTCCAACATCTGAACACCAAATTTCACGGCGAACTCATGCATCTCATGCCACAATGGAACTGTGCAAAGCATTTCCATCAGTGTCAAAGATAAAATACACTCCTGCGATTAAGGACTATGCCATCCGGAACAATAAAAGTTAACAAGCCTCCACCACCGCCAATTGTCGGTCCACCTCCGAAATCGACCAAATACAAGGGCGTCAAGCATACCATAATGGTAATGAGCGGCAAGGGAGGAGTCGGAAAGTCAACCATAGCAGTGAATCTAGCAGTTACACTGGCTAAGAAGGGACTGAAGGTCGGGGTTATAGATGCCGACATCAACGGCCCGGATGATCCAAAGATGCTCGGGGTCGACAAGGAGAAGGTCTATGCGGATGAGAGCGGAATCTCGCCTGTAGATACAAAATATGGCGTGAAGGTCATATCAATGGCGTTCCTGCTGCCTACGGAAGAAACAGCTGTGGTCTGGAGAGGTGCCCTGAGGCACAAGGCCATACAGCAGTTCATAGAGGATGTCGTGTGGAAGGACATGGACTATGTGATCCTTGATCTCCCTCCCGGCACCGGAGATGAAGCCCTGAGCATTTCACAGATTGTACCGGAAGTTGAAGGAGTGGTAATTGTCATAACACCACAGGACGTTGCCCTCCTTGACGCCAAAAAGGCTATCAACTTTGCCGACCAGATGAAGATAAAGGTACTGGGCATAGTGGAGAACATGAGCGGATTCGTCTGCCCGCACTGCGGAGAGATAAGCTATATATTCAAGACAGGAGGCGGCGAGAAAGCTGCCATTGAACATAAAGTTCCGTTCCTCGGCCGCGTACCGCTTTCACCTGATGTTGTCGAGACCGCTGATGAGGGGATCCCAATAGTCACCAGAAACGAGAAAATCATGAAGATATTCGAGGACATCGTTTCAGGGATCACGCAGCAGAATCCTGCATAATCCCCCTTCGACCTGGAGTGCATTGCCCTGCTCATCACTACAGGATTAGGGAAAATTTCCTGGACTCCATCGGGCAAATGACAGACCCGATGATAACTAATTTTATACACCAATGCATATCAAATCGTGAGTACAATCATACAGCTGTCGATACTGATTTCTGAAATTGTACTGCTGGTGCTCTGGTTTTCATCCTTTGCCATGTTCCCGCTTGTCATATATCCGTTCATGAAGACTGCAGATCCGAGAGTGCTGACCACGACTGCTCCACTAATAAGGAGAGAGGCCCTGTATATACGGTACATCGGCATAGCCACTACCGCTTCCTACTTTGTACTGAGCATATTCCCCACGTACACGCTTGCCAACATTATGGATCATTTTCGCGGCTTCGGGTTCGACCTTATCCTGGGAGTCATGCTCTTTCTATATGCAGTCATATCCGAGGGATTTATTCTGAGGTATTCCGCAAAGCTATCGGTGGTTTCAAGCTACAGGACAAGGAATTCCGATGGAGAGACCTATGCACACGAAAGGCTGGCACAGTTTGTTATAGGAAGGGTCGCTCTCCTTGCATCTGAGCTGACCCTGGCTCTCCTTGTGATATTGGTCTTTTTTAGTGTATATCTATGATGGATGAAACATGCCTGATTAATTGATATACCAGTTATGGTATACGTCATAGGCACCTTATGCCCTCTACTCATGGAAAGAAACAGGATAATGCTTCGGACCCTGCATTCACGGTCAACTACAAGGAAGACGTGGAGACAGACAAGCCACAGGTTGTGTCGATAAAGACCAGGGAGAATGTCAGGAAGGTGGAGGTTGCAATACTGTATCCAAACGGACAGGCGAAGATGTACAGGAGCAGGATCAGGGACGGTGAGGGAAAGATAGAGCTTTCGGTCCCCATGCCCGGGAAATTCCTCTCTTCTGTGGCTGTATACGGTAACGGAGGAATCAGGTACATGAAGGATTTCTCCTTCACGGGCAGCAGGCCGGCAGATGGTGCAGTCGAAACAGTCTCAGCAGTGAATCCCAATCTTGACAGGATCAGGAACCGCGCGATCAAGCTACCAGAGAATTTCCACGCTGACACTGTGCGTGCATGGCCAAATTCTACAGGATATACCCAGGCCCTGCAGAATCTGGCCTTCAGCATCTCGGATTCCTACCAGGACTTGAAAGGTGGCAAGCTCATAAGGAACCCGAACGTAAAAATACCGTCCTTCATTTTCGGGTCCGGAAATTTCGGGACAGTATTCAAGATCAGCTGTGATTCAAGGGATTACGCACTGAAGTGCTTCACGCGTGCAGCATTTGACCTGGCAGAGAGATATTACTTCATAAGCAGCTATCTCTCAGGCTTATCCCTACCCATGCTTGTGGGTTTCAACTACCTGACTTCGGCAGTGCGCACAATATCAAAGTCCGGCCAGTATTACCCGGTACTCAAGATGGACTGGATAGAGGGTACCAGCCTGAACTCGTACATTGAGTCAAACTACAGCTCCCAGCCAAAGATGAAAAAGCTGGCAGACGAATTCCTAAACACGATGATCACGCTCCATGACTATGGGATCGCTCACGGAGACCTGTCAGGCGACAATATACTCGTTGATGATTCAGGTAAACTTACCCTGATCGACTATGATGGAATGTACGTTCCACCATTCAATAGCAGGATCGCCCCTGAAAAAGGGCATGAACATTTCCAGCACCCTGGCAGGGGAAACCACTACTCCGAGGATCTTGACAATTTCTCTGTGCTTGTTATATACCTGTCCCTTTACGGGATATCGCGAAATCCAGAACTGTGGAAATACAACGGCAGTGATGGTGACAAACTGATCCTGTCGTCAGGAGACTTCCTTAAGCCGGACGAATCAGGCGTTATAAATGACCTGAAGGCCATTGGAGGGAGGACCAGGAAACTTGTAAACCTCCTACTGGAAGCTCTAAACAGGGACCCACTGTGGAAAGGCACAGAGCCGTCCCGGATCAGGAGCCTAAAGTAACTATAACCAGTGTCACGTCGTCGTTCCTCATCTCTTTCCTTGTCCTGATAAGATCAAAATAGGCAGCTGGATCCTCCATTTCCATGAGCGTATCCCAGGAATCCTTCCTGTGCTCAAGCATCCACTTGGACAGCGCATCCGTTGCCAGCATGAAGCTGCTGCCATGAGGGAAGTTAAAAGAGAATTTCTGCAGAGTAGGTTCCTTCCACTTGAATTTCCTTTCAAAAGGGGCGCCATATCCGCTCCATATAAGAGAGGGGGTTGAATTGAACCTTGCCGGATCATTTATCGGCTCTCCCTTTATGCCTGAGCCGTTCCTGAGGATGAAGCACGAATCGCCTACGGTGGATATGTTAGCAGTATAACCGTCCTCTGCCTCCACCATCTCAACTCCCAGAAACGTGGAAAATGAACCTCTTATTGCCTTGTTCTTGACAAAAAGGCTCAGCTTGTCCCACCTGATTCTGTCATACCACGAGTTCCTGGCGCCGTTGATCAGCCGGTTCAATGATTTCCCGGTATCCCCATACAGGCTGCCATCCATGCCGGAAAACTCATCCACCAGCGATGATGCCCAGATGCCGGAGAAGATCGAGTCACTTGCCCCATCTGCAATAGCCATCCGTGAAAAATCAGCGTTGCTGGAGAAAGCGTCCTCGCACTCCTCATCACTATTGCCCAGCTTGGGCCTGCGAGATGTCCTGACGCTGATCATTTCATCAGTGAAGATACGGCTCTTGTCCCGATGTCAAGCAGTTTGATAAGATCCTCCAGCTGGGCATTGAAGACATAGCCTCTGGCTCCCTGGGAAACATTCTCGTATTCCTCTTTTGCAATGGCGATCATTTCCTCGGGAAGTTCCGAAGACATCGAGAACATCATCTTCGCATACCTGTCCTCGGGAAGCTGGTGTTCTGCATATGGGAAAGAAACGGGGTGAACCTTGCTCTCCGATAGGTGGCAGTTCCAGACAAGAACGTTTCCGTCGGAAGTTGAGAGTCCCTGGAGTGTTGCCAGGGAAGTTATGGGATCTCCGTCAGTTGATTCGCCGTCTGTTATGTTGATCACAATTGGGGGGAACGATTCCTGGTGATTCTCCACCCACGACTTCACCCATGAGATTGCAAGCTGCATTGCCTGCACCATGGGCGTATCGCTTGCAGCAACTGGTTCAAACCATATCGGGAATTCATAGTCAACCTCCTGCTCGTCTATTACCTGTTTCTGGGTTTCAGTCCTCAGTATTCTTCCTTCCATCTCGGTTATTGGAACAATGGTTGCCTCTGAAAGAAGGGAAGCTGCCTGGCCTCTTTTAAACCCATAACCAATTATCCCTATGTCAAAATAGTGCCTCACTCCTTCCGACTTCGTGCACCTGTTAATAATTTCTGCAATCTGCCTGTTTATGGCATCTGCAGCCTCAATAGCCTTTGATCTCGTGCTCCCTCCAATCTTGTGGCTCATGGACCTTGACTGATCCACCATGAATATGAATAATCCCGGATTATTCCTGCTGATTTCCGATGAGTAGGTCATGTTTTCCACAACCGTTTATGTATTTATAATTCTATTGGTTCAAAGGCGTGCGACAATGTCAGACATTTTTACAATCAGTACAGGAAACAGGGAAATTGCGCAGCCTACGCTGCTTATCCGGCCAAAGAGTTTAGCAAGTGTTCACGCAGAACGTCATGAAACTAATGAGCCTATCACGAATATTTGATCTCCGGTTAAAGTAGAGCGGATGGAGCCATCTGAATTTATTAAAATATCCAAATGATGCTCTAATGCAACCGAACGTAACAAATATAACAATCGAAAAAAAATAAAAATGACGCTTTGGTATGATTAGCCAATCAATAATAATAGTCTCTTTAGCATGGATTGTGAATTCGACCGTTTAGTAACTGTGGACTGAATACCTCGCAAAAGCTTGGTACTTACATCCCAGTTCTATCAATCTCCTCTTTTAGGAGTGGTCTCAAACGATGTCTATTTTCAGGGGCGGCTTCAAGCTTAGATGCTTTCAGCTTTTATCCGCGAATGACGTGGCTACCCGGCGGTGCCTTGCCAGACAACCGGTAAACCAGAAGTCACGAACCCCCGTTCCTCTCGTACTAAAGGCTCCTTCCCTTCAGACATCGAACACTCCCACGGAGAAGCAACCCTACTGTCTCGCGACGTAGTGAACCCATCTCAGGATTCCTTTTAATGGGCGAACAGCCCCACCCTTGGCACCTTGTTCAGCACCAGGATAGGAACAGACGACATCGAAGTAGCAAACCCCCGGGTCGATGTGAACTCTTGCCGGGGACAACTCAGTTATCCCTGGGGTAACTTCTCTCTTATCACCCGCCTCCACTAAAGGGGGACAGGGTGGTTCGTTAGACCATGCTTTCGCATCTGCGTTGATTATTGTCCTCAACACAGTCAAGTTAGCTTTTGCTCTTACACTCTACGGAGGATTTCTGACCCTCCTGAGCTAACCTTTGGGGGCTCCTGTTTAATTTTTGGGAGCGTGGCGCCCCACCCAAACTGCCCACCAATAGTTGTCCCTCTTACGAGGTTAGTAACGCAATTTCTAAAGGGAAGTGTTTCATCGTTGCCTCCACCAAGGCCAAAACTCTGGCT is a window from the Thermoplasmatales archaeon genome containing:
- a CDS encoding antiporter inner membrane protein, translating into MPSGTIKVNKPPPPPIVGPPPKSTKYKGVKHTIMVMSGKGGVGKSTIAVNLAVTLAKKGLKVGVIDADINGPDDPKMLGVDKEKVYADESGISPVDTKYGVKVISMAFLLPTEETAVVWRGALRHKAIQQFIEDVVWKDMDYVILDLPPGTGDEALSISQIVPEVEGVVIVITPQDVALLDAKKAINFADQMKIKVLGIVENMSGFVCPHCGEISYIFKTGGGEKAAIEHKVPFLGRVPLSPDVVETADEGIPIVTRNEKIMKIFEDIVSGITQQNPA
- a CDS encoding serine/threonine protein kinase, which produces MPSTHGKKQDNASDPAFTVNYKEDVETDKPQVVSIKTRENVRKVEVAILYPNGQAKMYRSRIRDGEGKIELSVPMPGKFLSSVAVYGNGGIRYMKDFSFTGSRPADGAVETVSAVNPNLDRIRNRAIKLPENFHADTVRAWPNSTGYTQALQNLAFSISDSYQDLKGGKLIRNPNVKIPSFIFGSGNFGTVFKISCDSRDYALKCFTRAAFDLAERYYFISSYLSGLSLPMLVGFNYLTSAVRTISKSGQYYPVLKMDWIEGTSLNSYIESNYSSQPKMKKLADEFLNTMITLHDYGIAHGDLSGDNILVDDSGKLTLIDYDGMYVPPFNSRIAPEKGHEHFQHPGRGNHYSEDLDNFSVLVIYLSLYGISRNPELWKYNGSDGDKLILSSGDFLKPDESGVINDLKAIGGRTRKLVNLLLEALNRDPLWKGTEPSRIRSLK